CCGCATGACGCGGACAACCTCGGCCCGTCCAGCGCCCACATCGCAAGGCGGTTCAGCGCCGGCGATTGACAGGCGCTCGCCGTGAGTGCAAAACTTGCTGCTCAATTTTTTAGATTATGACAACTCAAAACGAATCCGTAATCATTGTTTCAGGGCTGCCGCGCTCTGGCACGTCGATGATGATGAGCATGCTGGTCGCCGGCGGCATCGCGGCAATGACCGACGCCATCCGCACCGCTGACGAGGATAACCCCAAAGGCTATTTCGAGCTGGAAAAGGTCAAAGAGCTGGCCAGGGATAAGAGTTGGTTGAGCGACGCCGGGGGCCGAGCGGTCAAGATCATCTCGGCGCTGCTCAAGCACCTGCCGAGTGAGCATCGCTACAAGATCATTTTCATGCGCCGGCATATGCGGGAGATTCTCGCTTCTCAACGGCAGATGCTTGTCCGGCGCGGCGAACCGACCGACACCGTCAGCGACG
The genomic region above belongs to Blastocatellia bacterium and contains:
- a CDS encoding sulfotransferase — encoded protein: MTTQNESVIIVSGLPRSGTSMMMSMLVAGGIAAMTDAIRTADEDNPKGYFELEKVKELARDKSWLSDAGGRAVKIISALLKHLPSEHRYKIIFMRRHMREILASQRQMLVRRGEPTDTVSDERMAEMFRKHLAEVEAWLARQANIEVIYVNYNQMLEAPAQPITAINDFLGGQLNTAAMTAVVDRTLHRQRA